From one Phocoena sinus isolate mPhoSin1 chromosome 4, mPhoSin1.pri, whole genome shotgun sequence genomic stretch:
- the UBA5 gene encoding ubiquitin-like modifier-activating enzyme 5 isoform X2 — protein MTRALLRPGRRGKLKGLVFPGGGTMTATHRKRRAERPAGAAETVSPGGAGRASSGLWARKAAARCLLTYPSRAQQANSVGRRRRRRPGLGALAAGVPAMAESVERLQQRVEELERELAQERSRRALGGGDGGGGRARIEKMSPEVVDSNPYSRLMALKRMGIVSDYEKIRTFAVAIVGVGGVGSVTAEMLTRCGIGKLLLFDYDKVELANMNRLFFQPHQAGLSKVQAAEHTLRNINPDVLFEVHNYNITTVENFEHFMNRISNGGLEEGKPVDLVLSCVDNFEARMTINTACNELGQTWMESGVSENAVSGHIQLIIPGESACFACAPPLVVAANIDEKTLKREGVCAASLPTTMGVVAGILVQNVLKFLLNFGTVSFYLGYNAMQDFFPTMSMKPNPQCDDRNCRKQQEEYKKKVAALPTQEVVQEEEEIIHDDNEWGIELVSEVSEEELKNSSGPIPDLPEGITVAYTVPQKQEDSVREVTVEDSGESLEDLMAKMKNM, from the exons ATGACCCGGGCCCTGCTTCGGCCCGGGCGAAGAGGGAAACTGAAAGGGCTGGTTTTTCCTGGAGGGGGAACGATGACTGCAACGCACCGGAAGCGGCGCGCTGAGAGGCCCGCGGGAGCGGCGGAGACGGTCAGTCCGGGAGGCGCTGGGAGGGCTTCCTCAGGGTTGTGGGCTAGGAAGGCCGCCGCAAGGTGCCTCCTCACATACCCCTCGCGGGCCCAGCAGGCCAACAGCGTGGGGCGGCGGCGACGTCGACGGCCGGGGCTGGGAGCGCTGGCGGCCGGGGTCCCAGCCATGGCCGAGTCTGTGGAGCGGCTGCAGCAGCGGGTCGAGGAGCTGGAGCGGGAACTGGCCCAGGAGAGAAGTCGCCGGGCCCTGGGGGGCGGCGATGGAGGAGGCGGTCGGGCCCGCATCGAAAAGATGAGCCCCGAGGTGGTGGATTCCAACCCCTACAG cCGCCTGATGGCATTGAAACGAATGGGAATTGTAAGTGACTATGAG aaAATCCGTACCTTTGCTGTAGCAATAGTAGGTGTTGGTGGAGTTGGCAGTGTGACTGCTGAAATGCTGACAAGATGTGGCATTGGTAAG ttgctACTCTTTGACTATGACAAGGTGGAACTGGCCAATATGAATAGACTTTTCTTCCAGCCTCATCAAGCAGGATTAAGTAAAGTTCAAGCAGCAGAACATACTTTGAG GAACATTAATCCTGATGTTCTTTTTGAAGTACACAACTACAATATAACCACAGTAGAAAATTTTGAACATTTCATGAATAGAAtaag TAATGGTGGATTAGAAGAAGGAAAACCTGTTGACCTAGTTCTTAGCTGTGTGGACAATTTTGAAGCTCGAATGACAATAAATACA GCTTGTAATGAGCTTGGACAAACATGGATGGAGTCTGGGGTCAGTGAAAATGCAGTTTCAGGGCATATACAGCTCATAATTCCTGGAGAATCTgcttgttttgcg tgTGCTCCACCGCTTGTAGTTGCTGCAAATATTGATGAGAAGACTCTGAAACGAGAAGGTGTTTGTGCAGCCAGTCTTCCTACTACTATGGGCGTGGTTGCTGGGATCTTGGTACAAAATGTGTTAAA gtTTCTGTTAAATTTTGGTACTGTTAGTTTTTACCTTGGATACAATGCAATGCAGGATTTTTTCCCTACTATGTCCATGAAGCCAAATCCTCAGTGTGATGACAGAAATTGTAGGAAGCAACAGGAAGAATATAAG AAAAAGGTAGCAGCACTGCCCACACAGGAGGTTGttcaagaagaggaagaaataatacatgaCGACAATGAGTGGG GTATTGAGTTGGTATCTGAGGTTTCAGAAGAGGAACTGAAAAATTCTTCAGGTCCAATTCCTGACTTACCTGAAGGAATTACAGTGGCATATACAGTTCCGCAAAAG CAAGAAGATTCTGTACGTGAAGTAACAGTGGAAGATTCTGGTGAAAGCTTGGAAGACCTCATGGCCAAGATGAAGAACATGTAA
- the UBA5 gene encoding ubiquitin-like modifier-activating enzyme 5 isoform X4 codes for MTRALLRPGRRGKLKGLVFPGGGTMTATHRKRRAERPAGAAETANSVGRRRRRRPGLGALAAGVPAMAESVERLQQRVEELERELAQERSRRALGGGDGGGGRARIEKMSPEVVDSNPYSRLMALKRMGIVSDYEKIRTFAVAIVGVGGVGSVTAEMLTRCGIGKLLLFDYDKVELANMNRLFFQPHQAGLSKVQAAEHTLRNINPDVLFEVHNYNITTVENFEHFMNRISNGGLEEGKPVDLVLSCVDNFEARMTINTACNELGQTWMESGVSENAVSGHIQLIIPGESACFACAPPLVVAANIDEKTLKREGVCAASLPTTMGVVAGILVQNVLKFLLNFGTVSFYLGYNAMQDFFPTMSMKPNPQCDDRNCRKQQEEYKKKVAALPTQEVVQEEEEIIHDDNEWGIELVSEVSEEELKNSSGPIPDLPEGITVAYTVPQKQEDSVREVTVEDSGESLEDLMAKMKNM; via the exons ATGACCCGGGCCCTGCTTCGGCCCGGGCGAAGAGGGAAACTGAAAGGGCTGGTTTTTCCTGGAGGGGGAACGATGACTGCAACGCACCGGAAGCGGCGCGCTGAGAGGCCCGCGGGAGCGGCGGAGACG GCCAACAGCGTGGGGCGGCGGCGACGTCGACGGCCGGGGCTGGGAGCGCTGGCGGCCGGGGTCCCAGCCATGGCCGAGTCTGTGGAGCGGCTGCAGCAGCGGGTCGAGGAGCTGGAGCGGGAACTGGCCCAGGAGAGAAGTCGCCGGGCCCTGGGGGGCGGCGATGGAGGAGGCGGTCGGGCCCGCATCGAAAAGATGAGCCCCGAGGTGGTGGATTCCAACCCCTACAG cCGCCTGATGGCATTGAAACGAATGGGAATTGTAAGTGACTATGAG aaAATCCGTACCTTTGCTGTAGCAATAGTAGGTGTTGGTGGAGTTGGCAGTGTGACTGCTGAAATGCTGACAAGATGTGGCATTGGTAAG ttgctACTCTTTGACTATGACAAGGTGGAACTGGCCAATATGAATAGACTTTTCTTCCAGCCTCATCAAGCAGGATTAAGTAAAGTTCAAGCAGCAGAACATACTTTGAG GAACATTAATCCTGATGTTCTTTTTGAAGTACACAACTACAATATAACCACAGTAGAAAATTTTGAACATTTCATGAATAGAAtaag TAATGGTGGATTAGAAGAAGGAAAACCTGTTGACCTAGTTCTTAGCTGTGTGGACAATTTTGAAGCTCGAATGACAATAAATACA GCTTGTAATGAGCTTGGACAAACATGGATGGAGTCTGGGGTCAGTGAAAATGCAGTTTCAGGGCATATACAGCTCATAATTCCTGGAGAATCTgcttgttttgcg tgTGCTCCACCGCTTGTAGTTGCTGCAAATATTGATGAGAAGACTCTGAAACGAGAAGGTGTTTGTGCAGCCAGTCTTCCTACTACTATGGGCGTGGTTGCTGGGATCTTGGTACAAAATGTGTTAAA gtTTCTGTTAAATTTTGGTACTGTTAGTTTTTACCTTGGATACAATGCAATGCAGGATTTTTTCCCTACTATGTCCATGAAGCCAAATCCTCAGTGTGATGACAGAAATTGTAGGAAGCAACAGGAAGAATATAAG AAAAAGGTAGCAGCACTGCCCACACAGGAGGTTGttcaagaagaggaagaaataatacatgaCGACAATGAGTGGG GTATTGAGTTGGTATCTGAGGTTTCAGAAGAGGAACTGAAAAATTCTTCAGGTCCAATTCCTGACTTACCTGAAGGAATTACAGTGGCATATACAGTTCCGCAAAAG CAAGAAGATTCTGTACGTGAAGTAACAGTGGAAGATTCTGGTGAAAGCTTGGAAGACCTCATGGCCAAGATGAAGAACATGTAA
- the UBA5 gene encoding ubiquitin-like modifier-activating enzyme 5 isoform X5: protein MTRALLRPGRRGKLKGLVFPGGGTMTATHRKRRAERPAGAAETVSPGGAGRASSGLWARKAAARCLLTYPSRAQQANSVGRRRRRRPGLGALAAGVPAMAESVERLQQRVEELERELAQERSRRALGGGDGGGGRARIEKMSPEVVDSNPYSRLMALKRMGILLLFDYDKVELANMNRLFFQPHQAGLSKVQAAEHTLRNINPDVLFEVHNYNITTVENFEHFMNRISNGGLEEGKPVDLVLSCVDNFEARMTINTACNELGQTWMESGVSENAVSGHIQLIIPGESACFACAPPLVVAANIDEKTLKREGVCAASLPTTMGVVAGILVQNVLKFLLNFGTVSFYLGYNAMQDFFPTMSMKPNPQCDDRNCRKQQEEYKKKVAALPTQEVVQEEEEIIHDDNEWGIELVSEVSEEELKNSSGPIPDLPEGITVAYTVPQKQEDSVREVTVEDSGESLEDLMAKMKNM, encoded by the exons ATGACCCGGGCCCTGCTTCGGCCCGGGCGAAGAGGGAAACTGAAAGGGCTGGTTTTTCCTGGAGGGGGAACGATGACTGCAACGCACCGGAAGCGGCGCGCTGAGAGGCCCGCGGGAGCGGCGGAGACGGTCAGTCCGGGAGGCGCTGGGAGGGCTTCCTCAGGGTTGTGGGCTAGGAAGGCCGCCGCAAGGTGCCTCCTCACATACCCCTCGCGGGCCCAGCAGGCCAACAGCGTGGGGCGGCGGCGACGTCGACGGCCGGGGCTGGGAGCGCTGGCGGCCGGGGTCCCAGCCATGGCCGAGTCTGTGGAGCGGCTGCAGCAGCGGGTCGAGGAGCTGGAGCGGGAACTGGCCCAGGAGAGAAGTCGCCGGGCCCTGGGGGGCGGCGATGGAGGAGGCGGTCGGGCCCGCATCGAAAAGATGAGCCCCGAGGTGGTGGATTCCAACCCCTACAG cCGCCTGATGGCATTGAAACGAATGGGAATT ttgctACTCTTTGACTATGACAAGGTGGAACTGGCCAATATGAATAGACTTTTCTTCCAGCCTCATCAAGCAGGATTAAGTAAAGTTCAAGCAGCAGAACATACTTTGAG GAACATTAATCCTGATGTTCTTTTTGAAGTACACAACTACAATATAACCACAGTAGAAAATTTTGAACATTTCATGAATAGAAtaag TAATGGTGGATTAGAAGAAGGAAAACCTGTTGACCTAGTTCTTAGCTGTGTGGACAATTTTGAAGCTCGAATGACAATAAATACA GCTTGTAATGAGCTTGGACAAACATGGATGGAGTCTGGGGTCAGTGAAAATGCAGTTTCAGGGCATATACAGCTCATAATTCCTGGAGAATCTgcttgttttgcg tgTGCTCCACCGCTTGTAGTTGCTGCAAATATTGATGAGAAGACTCTGAAACGAGAAGGTGTTTGTGCAGCCAGTCTTCCTACTACTATGGGCGTGGTTGCTGGGATCTTGGTACAAAATGTGTTAAA gtTTCTGTTAAATTTTGGTACTGTTAGTTTTTACCTTGGATACAATGCAATGCAGGATTTTTTCCCTACTATGTCCATGAAGCCAAATCCTCAGTGTGATGACAGAAATTGTAGGAAGCAACAGGAAGAATATAAG AAAAAGGTAGCAGCACTGCCCACACAGGAGGTTGttcaagaagaggaagaaataatacatgaCGACAATGAGTGGG GTATTGAGTTGGTATCTGAGGTTTCAGAAGAGGAACTGAAAAATTCTTCAGGTCCAATTCCTGACTTACCTGAAGGAATTACAGTGGCATATACAGTTCCGCAAAAG CAAGAAGATTCTGTACGTGAAGTAACAGTGGAAGATTCTGGTGAAAGCTTGGAAGACCTCATGGCCAAGATGAAGAACATGTAA
- the UBA5 gene encoding ubiquitin-like modifier-activating enzyme 5 isoform X1 produces the protein MTRALLRPGRRGKLKGLVFPGGGTMTATHRKRRAERPAGAAETVSPGGAGRASSGLWARKAAARCLLTYPSRAQQANSVGRRRRRRPGLGALAAGVPAMAESVERLQQRVEELERELAQERSRRALGGGDGGGGRARIEKMSPEVVDSNPYSRLMALKRMGIVSDYEKIRTFAVAIVGVGGVGSVTAEMLTRCGIGKVKTSLFVYHLGNPITSGVNQLLLFDYDKVELANMNRLFFQPHQAGLSKVQAAEHTLRNINPDVLFEVHNYNITTVENFEHFMNRISNGGLEEGKPVDLVLSCVDNFEARMTINTACNELGQTWMESGVSENAVSGHIQLIIPGESACFACAPPLVVAANIDEKTLKREGVCAASLPTTMGVVAGILVQNVLKFLLNFGTVSFYLGYNAMQDFFPTMSMKPNPQCDDRNCRKQQEEYKKKVAALPTQEVVQEEEEIIHDDNEWGIELVSEVSEEELKNSSGPIPDLPEGITVAYTVPQKQEDSVREVTVEDSGESLEDLMAKMKNM, from the exons ATGACCCGGGCCCTGCTTCGGCCCGGGCGAAGAGGGAAACTGAAAGGGCTGGTTTTTCCTGGAGGGGGAACGATGACTGCAACGCACCGGAAGCGGCGCGCTGAGAGGCCCGCGGGAGCGGCGGAGACGGTCAGTCCGGGAGGCGCTGGGAGGGCTTCCTCAGGGTTGTGGGCTAGGAAGGCCGCCGCAAGGTGCCTCCTCACATACCCCTCGCGGGCCCAGCAGGCCAACAGCGTGGGGCGGCGGCGACGTCGACGGCCGGGGCTGGGAGCGCTGGCGGCCGGGGTCCCAGCCATGGCCGAGTCTGTGGAGCGGCTGCAGCAGCGGGTCGAGGAGCTGGAGCGGGAACTGGCCCAGGAGAGAAGTCGCCGGGCCCTGGGGGGCGGCGATGGAGGAGGCGGTCGGGCCCGCATCGAAAAGATGAGCCCCGAGGTGGTGGATTCCAACCCCTACAG cCGCCTGATGGCATTGAAACGAATGGGAATTGTAAGTGACTATGAG aaAATCCGTACCTTTGCTGTAGCAATAGTAGGTGTTGGTGGAGTTGGCAGTGTGACTGCTGAAATGCTGACAAGATGTGGCATTGGTAAGGTAAAAACATCTCTCTTTGTCTATCATTTAGGGAACCCAATCACTTCTGGAGTAAATCAG ttgctACTCTTTGACTATGACAAGGTGGAACTGGCCAATATGAATAGACTTTTCTTCCAGCCTCATCAAGCAGGATTAAGTAAAGTTCAAGCAGCAGAACATACTTTGAG GAACATTAATCCTGATGTTCTTTTTGAAGTACACAACTACAATATAACCACAGTAGAAAATTTTGAACATTTCATGAATAGAAtaag TAATGGTGGATTAGAAGAAGGAAAACCTGTTGACCTAGTTCTTAGCTGTGTGGACAATTTTGAAGCTCGAATGACAATAAATACA GCTTGTAATGAGCTTGGACAAACATGGATGGAGTCTGGGGTCAGTGAAAATGCAGTTTCAGGGCATATACAGCTCATAATTCCTGGAGAATCTgcttgttttgcg tgTGCTCCACCGCTTGTAGTTGCTGCAAATATTGATGAGAAGACTCTGAAACGAGAAGGTGTTTGTGCAGCCAGTCTTCCTACTACTATGGGCGTGGTTGCTGGGATCTTGGTACAAAATGTGTTAAA gtTTCTGTTAAATTTTGGTACTGTTAGTTTTTACCTTGGATACAATGCAATGCAGGATTTTTTCCCTACTATGTCCATGAAGCCAAATCCTCAGTGTGATGACAGAAATTGTAGGAAGCAACAGGAAGAATATAAG AAAAAGGTAGCAGCACTGCCCACACAGGAGGTTGttcaagaagaggaagaaataatacatgaCGACAATGAGTGGG GTATTGAGTTGGTATCTGAGGTTTCAGAAGAGGAACTGAAAAATTCTTCAGGTCCAATTCCTGACTTACCTGAAGGAATTACAGTGGCATATACAGTTCCGCAAAAG CAAGAAGATTCTGTACGTGAAGTAACAGTGGAAGATTCTGGTGAAAGCTTGGAAGACCTCATGGCCAAGATGAAGAACATGTAA
- the UBA5 gene encoding ubiquitin-like modifier-activating enzyme 5 isoform X3 yields MTRALLRPGRRGKLKGLVFPGGGTMTATHRKRRAERPAGAAETANSVGRRRRRRPGLGALAAGVPAMAESVERLQQRVEELERELAQERSRRALGGGDGGGGRARIEKMSPEVVDSNPYSRLMALKRMGIVSDYEKIRTFAVAIVGVGGVGSVTAEMLTRCGIGKVKTSLFVYHLGNPITSGVNQLLLFDYDKVELANMNRLFFQPHQAGLSKVQAAEHTLRNINPDVLFEVHNYNITTVENFEHFMNRISNGGLEEGKPVDLVLSCVDNFEARMTINTACNELGQTWMESGVSENAVSGHIQLIIPGESACFACAPPLVVAANIDEKTLKREGVCAASLPTTMGVVAGILVQNVLKFLLNFGTVSFYLGYNAMQDFFPTMSMKPNPQCDDRNCRKQQEEYKKKVAALPTQEVVQEEEEIIHDDNEWGIELVSEVSEEELKNSSGPIPDLPEGITVAYTVPQKQEDSVREVTVEDSGESLEDLMAKMKNM; encoded by the exons ATGACCCGGGCCCTGCTTCGGCCCGGGCGAAGAGGGAAACTGAAAGGGCTGGTTTTTCCTGGAGGGGGAACGATGACTGCAACGCACCGGAAGCGGCGCGCTGAGAGGCCCGCGGGAGCGGCGGAGACG GCCAACAGCGTGGGGCGGCGGCGACGTCGACGGCCGGGGCTGGGAGCGCTGGCGGCCGGGGTCCCAGCCATGGCCGAGTCTGTGGAGCGGCTGCAGCAGCGGGTCGAGGAGCTGGAGCGGGAACTGGCCCAGGAGAGAAGTCGCCGGGCCCTGGGGGGCGGCGATGGAGGAGGCGGTCGGGCCCGCATCGAAAAGATGAGCCCCGAGGTGGTGGATTCCAACCCCTACAG cCGCCTGATGGCATTGAAACGAATGGGAATTGTAAGTGACTATGAG aaAATCCGTACCTTTGCTGTAGCAATAGTAGGTGTTGGTGGAGTTGGCAGTGTGACTGCTGAAATGCTGACAAGATGTGGCATTGGTAAGGTAAAAACATCTCTCTTTGTCTATCATTTAGGGAACCCAATCACTTCTGGAGTAAATCAG ttgctACTCTTTGACTATGACAAGGTGGAACTGGCCAATATGAATAGACTTTTCTTCCAGCCTCATCAAGCAGGATTAAGTAAAGTTCAAGCAGCAGAACATACTTTGAG GAACATTAATCCTGATGTTCTTTTTGAAGTACACAACTACAATATAACCACAGTAGAAAATTTTGAACATTTCATGAATAGAAtaag TAATGGTGGATTAGAAGAAGGAAAACCTGTTGACCTAGTTCTTAGCTGTGTGGACAATTTTGAAGCTCGAATGACAATAAATACA GCTTGTAATGAGCTTGGACAAACATGGATGGAGTCTGGGGTCAGTGAAAATGCAGTTTCAGGGCATATACAGCTCATAATTCCTGGAGAATCTgcttgttttgcg tgTGCTCCACCGCTTGTAGTTGCTGCAAATATTGATGAGAAGACTCTGAAACGAGAAGGTGTTTGTGCAGCCAGTCTTCCTACTACTATGGGCGTGGTTGCTGGGATCTTGGTACAAAATGTGTTAAA gtTTCTGTTAAATTTTGGTACTGTTAGTTTTTACCTTGGATACAATGCAATGCAGGATTTTTTCCCTACTATGTCCATGAAGCCAAATCCTCAGTGTGATGACAGAAATTGTAGGAAGCAACAGGAAGAATATAAG AAAAAGGTAGCAGCACTGCCCACACAGGAGGTTGttcaagaagaggaagaaataatacatgaCGACAATGAGTGGG GTATTGAGTTGGTATCTGAGGTTTCAGAAGAGGAACTGAAAAATTCTTCAGGTCCAATTCCTGACTTACCTGAAGGAATTACAGTGGCATATACAGTTCCGCAAAAG CAAGAAGATTCTGTACGTGAAGTAACAGTGGAAGATTCTGGTGAAAGCTTGGAAGACCTCATGGCCAAGATGAAGAACATGTAA
- the UBA5 gene encoding ubiquitin-like modifier-activating enzyme 5 isoform X6, which yields MALKRMGIVSDYEKIRTFAVAIVGVGGVGSVTAEMLTRCGIGKVKTSLFVYHLGNPITSGVNQLLLFDYDKVELANMNRLFFQPHQAGLSKVQAAEHTLRNINPDVLFEVHNYNITTVENFEHFMNRISNGGLEEGKPVDLVLSCVDNFEARMTINTACNELGQTWMESGVSENAVSGHIQLIIPGESACFACAPPLVVAANIDEKTLKREGVCAASLPTTMGVVAGILVQNVLKFLLNFGTVSFYLGYNAMQDFFPTMSMKPNPQCDDRNCRKQQEEYKKKVAALPTQEVVQEEEEIIHDDNEWGIELVSEVSEEELKNSSGPIPDLPEGITVAYTVPQKQEDSVREVTVEDSGESLEDLMAKMKNM from the exons ATGGCATTGAAACGAATGGGAATTGTAAGTGACTATGAG aaAATCCGTACCTTTGCTGTAGCAATAGTAGGTGTTGGTGGAGTTGGCAGTGTGACTGCTGAAATGCTGACAAGATGTGGCATTGGTAAGGTAAAAACATCTCTCTTTGTCTATCATTTAGGGAACCCAATCACTTCTGGAGTAAATCAG ttgctACTCTTTGACTATGACAAGGTGGAACTGGCCAATATGAATAGACTTTTCTTCCAGCCTCATCAAGCAGGATTAAGTAAAGTTCAAGCAGCAGAACATACTTTGAG GAACATTAATCCTGATGTTCTTTTTGAAGTACACAACTACAATATAACCACAGTAGAAAATTTTGAACATTTCATGAATAGAAtaag TAATGGTGGATTAGAAGAAGGAAAACCTGTTGACCTAGTTCTTAGCTGTGTGGACAATTTTGAAGCTCGAATGACAATAAATACA GCTTGTAATGAGCTTGGACAAACATGGATGGAGTCTGGGGTCAGTGAAAATGCAGTTTCAGGGCATATACAGCTCATAATTCCTGGAGAATCTgcttgttttgcg tgTGCTCCACCGCTTGTAGTTGCTGCAAATATTGATGAGAAGACTCTGAAACGAGAAGGTGTTTGTGCAGCCAGTCTTCCTACTACTATGGGCGTGGTTGCTGGGATCTTGGTACAAAATGTGTTAAA gtTTCTGTTAAATTTTGGTACTGTTAGTTTTTACCTTGGATACAATGCAATGCAGGATTTTTTCCCTACTATGTCCATGAAGCCAAATCCTCAGTGTGATGACAGAAATTGTAGGAAGCAACAGGAAGAATATAAG AAAAAGGTAGCAGCACTGCCCACACAGGAGGTTGttcaagaagaggaagaaataatacatgaCGACAATGAGTGGG GTATTGAGTTGGTATCTGAGGTTTCAGAAGAGGAACTGAAAAATTCTTCAGGTCCAATTCCTGACTTACCTGAAGGAATTACAGTGGCATATACAGTTCCGCAAAAG CAAGAAGATTCTGTACGTGAAGTAACAGTGGAAGATTCTGGTGAAAGCTTGGAAGACCTCATGGCCAAGATGAAGAACATGTAA